One genomic region from Peptostreptococcaceae bacterium encodes:
- a CDS encoding segregation/condensation protein A gives MDYTIEVGQFSGPFDLLFHLIEKNEINLHDLPISEITSQYIEYMNRMEIIDLDNLSEFILLAATLLEIKSKMLLPDSNEKNMDEKEDPRDELVQKLIEYSKFKKMSIMFDKREQDYSKVLYRKDTPREVMNITTKLNQDIEFEFDENALINALADLLTKLDSIDHNRKKYFNEINPDKWTVEDKINHIRNIFITCKTMDFEKLFHSDTSRDEIITTFLALLELIRTGEIKVVQKHLFDTIKITKSEAGEFKYE, from the coding sequence ATGGATTATACGATTGAAGTAGGACAATTTTCGGGCCCATTTGATTTGCTATTCCATTTGATAGAAAAAAATGAAATTAATTTACACGATTTGCCTATTTCAGAAATAACATCCCAATACATCGAGTATATGAATCGAATGGAAATCATAGATTTGGACAATCTAAGCGAATTCATTCTGCTTGCAGCAACGCTTCTTGAAATAAAGTCAAAAATGCTTTTACCGGACTCAAACGAAAAAAATATGGATGAAAAAGAAGACCCAAGGGACGAATTGGTTCAAAAGCTTATTGAATACAGCAAATTCAAAAAAATGTCTATAATGTTCGACAAAAGAGAGCAAGACTACTCGAAGGTTCTTTATAGAAAAGATACACCCCGCGAAGTAATGAACATCACGACAAAACTTAATCAGGATATAGAGTTTGAATTTGACGAAAATGCACTTATTAACGCGCTGGCTGATTTGTTAACAAAATTGGATTCCATAGACCATAACCGCAAAAAATATTTCAATGAAATAAACCCCGATAAGTGGACGGTTGAAGACAAAATAAATCATATAAGGAATATTTTTATAACATGTAAAACCATGGACTTCGAAAAATTGTTTCATTCAGATACTTCGCGAGATGAAATAATAACTACATTTCTTGCATTGTTGGAGTTGATTAGGACGGGAGAAATAAAAGTCGTACAGAAGCATCTTTTCGACACCATAAAAATAACAAAATCCGAAGCAGGTGAATTTAAATATGAATAA
- a CDS encoding TlyA family RNA methyltransferase has translation MKIRMDILLVEEGFFDSREKAKRAIMAGMVYINGQKAYKAGTKIDIEGSKIEVRGKRIKYVGRGGLKLEKAINFFNLNLEGKTAMDIGASTGGFTDCMLQNGVRKVYAVDVGYGQLDYKLRQDSRVSVMERTNIRYLKHEEIDSEIDFISIDVSFISLRLVLPVAYEMLKEDGEIVFLLKPQFEAGREKVGRNGVIRDGAVHSEVIIDMLRHIERYPLFFKGITYSPIKGAKGNIEFLIHCTKSGEEEAEKCDYALLAAELLQTINFEEANS, from the coding sequence ATGAAAATCAGGATGGATATTCTTTTAGTTGAAGAGGGGTTTTTTGATTCAAGAGAAAAGGCCAAAAGAGCAATAATGGCGGGAATGGTCTATATAAATGGACAAAAGGCCTATAAAGCCGGAACAAAGATTGATATTGAGGGTTCAAAGATTGAAGTGAGGGGAAAACGGATCAAATATGTTGGAAGAGGCGGATTGAAGCTTGAAAAAGCCATAAACTTCTTTAATTTGAATTTGGAAGGAAAAACAGCCATGGACATTGGTGCTTCGACGGGTGGATTTACTGATTGCATGTTGCAAAACGGAGTCAGAAAGGTTTACGCGGTAGATGTAGGATACGGTCAGCTGGATTACAAACTCAGACAGGATTCGCGGGTATCCGTCATGGAACGCACAAACATACGATATTTAAAACATGAAGAGATAGACTCTGAAATTGATTTCATTTCAATAGATGTTTCTTTCATATCTCTGAGACTTGTGTTGCCTGTTGCATATGAAATGCTCAAAGAAGACGGCGAGATTGTTTTTCTGTTGAAACCGCAATTTGAAGCAGGCCGTGAAAAAGTGGGAAGGAACGGCGTTATACGCGACGGGGCAGTACATAGTGAGGTTATTATCGATATGCTGCGCCATATTGAAAGATACCCTTTGTTTTTCAAGGGCATAACTTATTCTCCCATAAAAGGAGCTAAGGGCAATATAGAGTTTCTGATTCATTGCACCAAGTCCGGAGAAGAAGAAGCTGAAAAATGCGATTACGCTTTATTAGCAGCTGAATTGTTGCAAACCATAAATTTTGAGGAGGCAAATTCATGA
- a CDS encoding 1-deoxy-D-xylulose-5-phosphate synthase, with product MDKIDSPKDMKKLDINQLKQLSLEIRKFLLESISETGGHLASNLGIVEITMALHYVFDSPRDKIIWDVGHQSYVHKLLTGRRDGFKSLRKFGGMSGFPKRLESEHDPFETGHSSTSLSAAMGFAASRDLSGGDNQIIAIIGDGSLTAGMAYEALNHIGHEQKKMIVILNDNNMAISKNTGALSRHLNKIRTAPRYTRTKAGIKNTINKIPLVGEAITQTLDKTKDIIRYMLVPGIIFEEMGLKYIGPIDGHNLEDLIDVLKRVKNFEKPVLLHVVTKKGKGYGFAENHPEKFHGIGPFNINTGISKKESNGSSYSKVFSSTLTELADKNKSIVAITAAMPDGTGLSIFEKKHPDRFFDVGIAEQHAVTFAAGLASSGKRPFVAMYSSFLQRAYDQIIHDVCLQNLPVTFCIDRAGLVGGDGETHHGAFDLSFLLPIPNITILSPKDGYELKRMLSYTLELDGPVAIRYPRGKSCEINSDKTRISEPEIIRKGCDCIIIAEGSAVNSAISCALILEKRGLSCGILNLRQIKPIDEKSLLLATAGYSHIVTLENGAVNSGMGVQIDSIMKNMDSIKLLNKGYPDKFITHGETNDLIRSISLDIESLANEIECFLKV from the coding sequence TTGGATAAGATAGATAGTCCCAAAGATATGAAAAAACTTGATATTAATCAATTAAAGCAGCTGTCTCTCGAGATACGTAAATTTCTTCTCGAATCCATTTCCGAAACCGGAGGACATTTGGCTTCAAATCTGGGAATTGTGGAGATTACAATGGCTCTTCACTATGTATTCGACAGTCCGCGTGACAAAATCATCTGGGATGTTGGACATCAGTCCTATGTGCATAAATTGCTCACGGGACGCAGGGATGGGTTCAAAAGCCTCAGAAAGTTCGGAGGAATGAGCGGTTTTCCAAAGAGACTAGAAAGTGAGCATGACCCCTTTGAAACGGGTCACAGCAGTACTTCGCTTTCAGCCGCAATGGGTTTTGCCGCATCAAGGGATTTAAGCGGCGGCGATAATCAAATCATAGCCATAATAGGAGACGGGTCTCTGACTGCAGGAATGGCCTACGAAGCGTTGAATCATATAGGCCATGAGCAAAAGAAAATGATCGTTATCCTAAATGACAACAACATGGCAATTTCAAAAAATACCGGGGCTTTGTCAAGGCATTTAAACAAGATAAGAACTGCTCCGCGATATACGAGAACAAAGGCCGGAATAAAAAACACAATCAATAAAATTCCTTTGGTGGGAGAAGCCATTACTCAAACGCTTGACAAGACAAAGGACATTATCAGGTATATGCTTGTGCCGGGCATCATTTTTGAAGAAATGGGGTTGAAATACATCGGACCGATTGACGGTCACAATCTCGAGGATCTTATAGATGTTTTAAAGCGTGTAAAGAATTTTGAAAAGCCGGTGCTTTTGCATGTGGTTACAAAGAAAGGCAAGGGATATGGATTTGCTGAAAATCATCCCGAGAAATTTCACGGGATAGGTCCATTCAACATAAATACCGGAATATCAAAGAAAGAATCCAATGGTTCTTCTTATTCAAAGGTTTTTTCTTCAACCCTTACAGAATTGGCAGATAAGAATAAATCAATAGTGGCCATTACAGCAGCGATGCCGGATGGCACTGGTCTTTCCATTTTCGAAAAGAAACACCCTGACCGCTTTTTTGATGTTGGAATAGCAGAACAGCACGCAGTAACCTTTGCTGCGGGTCTTGCTTCAAGCGGGAAACGACCATTTGTCGCAATGTATTCTTCCTTCCTTCAAAGGGCATATGATCAAATAATTCATGATGTTTGCCTTCAGAATCTTCCGGTGACATTTTGTATAGACAGGGCAGGCCTTGTAGGAGGGGATGGAGAAACACATCATGGCGCATTTGACTTGTCTTTTCTGTTGCCTATTCCAAATATTACGATACTGTCCCCAAAGGATGGATACGAATTGAAGAGAATGCTTTCTTATACGCTTGAGTTGGATGGACCTGTTGCAATACGTTATCCGCGCGGTAAGAGCTGCGAAATCAACTCTGATAAAACAAGAATTTCGGAGCCTGAGATTATACGAAAGGGTTGCGATTGCATTATTATAGCTGAAGGGTCGGCTGTGAATTCGGCTATTTCATGCGCACTAATACTTGAAAAAAGAGGTTTAAGTTGCGGTATTTTGAATTTGCGTCAAATAAAACCGATAGATGAAAAGTCTCTGTTATTGGCTACCGCTGGCTATAGCCATATAGTTACCCTGGAAAATGGAGCCGTTAATTCCGGTATGGGAGTTCAAATAGATTCCATAATGAAAAACATGGACTCTATTAAACTATTGAACAAAGGATATCCGGATAAATTTATAACACATGGCGAAACAAACGACCTCATTCGGAGCATTTCTTTGGATATTGAATCTCTTGCCAATGAAATCGAATGTTTTTTGAAGGTGTGA
- a CDS encoding arginine repressor gives MKYSRHIKILEIIKEHEIETQEDLAEWLKESGFNITQATVSRDIKELRLIKVLTKNKRYKYASMQQQEHMLSDRLINLFKESVVSIEHSGNIIVLKTITGAANAAASAIDAINSTDIVGSIAGDDTIFLLVRENSNLLEVIESFRKMMT, from the coding sequence ATGAAGTACTCAAGACATATTAAAATTCTTGAAATAATCAAAGAGCATGAAATTGAAACCCAGGAGGATTTGGCCGAATGGCTTAAAGAAAGCGGTTTCAATATAACACAGGCAACAGTATCTAGAGATATAAAGGAATTAAGGCTAATAAAGGTTCTTACAAAAAATAAGAGATATAAATATGCTTCAATGCAACAGCAGGAGCATATGCTTTCAGACCGATTGATAAACCTTTTTAAGGAATCCGTTGTTTCAATAGAACATTCGGGAAATATCATTGTACTTAAAACTATTACTGGAGCTGCCAATGCTGCGGCTTCGGCCATTGATGCAATCAATTCTACGGATATTGTAGGTTCGATTGCAGGAGACGATACCATTTTCCTTCTGGTAAGAGAAAACTCGAATCTTTTAGAAGTGATAGAATCATTTAGAAAAATGATGACATAA
- a CDS encoding NUDIX hydrolase, producing MKCMNVEKTIKSDKLYQGKIINLRIDTVELPNQKYSKREIIEHCGGVAVIAVHDGKIILVKQYRKAVEKSLYELPAGKLEAIENPLECAKRELIEETGYEPQNLKFVLNFYSSPGFSNEMIHLFIADRISFVGASPDEDEYIEVVEIPFEDAFRMVSEGEIIDAKTIVGLLYLMKNPQLD from the coding sequence GTGAAGTGTATGAATGTAGAAAAAACAATAAAATCCGACAAGCTTTATCAGGGGAAAATAATAAATCTGCGGATTGATACCGTAGAATTGCCAAATCAAAAGTACTCTAAACGCGAAATTATTGAGCATTGCGGAGGCGTGGCGGTTATAGCTGTTCATGATGGTAAAATCATATTGGTAAAGCAATATCGAAAAGCTGTCGAAAAATCTCTCTATGAGCTTCCGGCGGGAAAGCTGGAAGCGATAGAAAATCCACTGGAATGTGCAAAAAGGGAATTGATTGAAGAAACCGGCTATGAACCACAAAATTTGAAATTTGTTTTAAACTTTTACAGCTCGCCTGGCTTCTCAAATGAAATGATACATCTTTTTATTGCTGATAGAATTTCTTTTGTTGGTGCAAGTCCTGATGAAGACGAATATATTGAAGTAGTAGAAATACCTTTTGAAGATGCTTTTCGTATGGTTTCAGAGGGTGAAATTATTGATGCCAAGACAATAGTTGGGTTGCTTTATCTTATGAAAAATCCGCAATTGGATTGA
- a CDS encoding pyrimidine-nucleoside phosphorylase, which produces MNFQNIITKKRDGIELNDKEIRFFIQGYTFDEIPDYQVSALLMAIYFKGLNERETISLTREMLNSGETVDLSEINGVKVDKHSTGGVGDTTSMIVAPLVASCGIPVAKMSGRGLGHTGGTIDKLESIPGFKVELSVDDFIRQVKYHKLALIGQTGNLAPADKKLYALRDVTATVENLSLIASSIMSKKLAAGSDAIVLDVKFGQGAFMKTIEEAVNLAETMVKIGNGMGRKVIALVTDMQQPLGYAIGNSLEVKEALQVLKGNGPSDLRELCICLASEMISLGLKINLASAREKAEENLYSGKALAKFFDFVSAQGGDIDFLRNPSKLPKSSKTISIDALKTGYVTKINALDLGISAMRLGAGRETKESKLDYAAGILLKVKTGDFVNEGQQLAVMHLPLSLEYDSTVELKVLDSFTIDSKKPVSSVKLIHARVSEDFTEYY; this is translated from the coding sequence ATGAATTTCCAAAACATTATAACGAAAAAGAGAGATGGAATTGAATTGAACGATAAAGAAATTCGTTTTTTTATACAGGGATATACATTTGATGAAATACCCGATTATCAGGTTTCCGCTTTGTTGATGGCCATCTATTTTAAAGGTCTCAATGAAAGGGAAACTATTTCTTTGACAAGAGAAATGCTTAATTCAGGCGAAACGGTTGATTTGTCGGAAATAAACGGTGTCAAAGTAGATAAACACAGCACCGGCGGTGTGGGCGACACAACCTCAATGATTGTTGCTCCCCTTGTAGCCTCTTGCGGAATACCTGTAGCAAAAATGTCCGGCAGAGGTCTTGGACATACCGGAGGAACAATTGACAAGCTTGAGTCTATACCCGGATTCAAGGTTGAACTTTCTGTCGATGATTTCATCCGGCAGGTCAAGTATCATAAATTGGCCCTTATCGGACAAACAGGGAACCTTGCTCCTGCAGACAAGAAATTATATGCATTGAGGGATGTAACCGCTACCGTCGAGAACCTTTCATTGATAGCCAGCAGCATAATGAGCAAAAAACTTGCAGCTGGAAGCGATGCAATTGTACTTGATGTTAAATTTGGACAGGGAGCATTTATGAAAACTATTGAAGAAGCAGTCAATCTTGCTGAAACGATGGTGAAAATAGGAAATGGAATGGGCCGTAAGGTAATTGCTCTTGTTACAGATATGCAGCAGCCGCTAGGATATGCTATCGGCAACTCGCTCGAAGTAAAAGAAGCGCTTCAAGTGTTAAAAGGAAACGGACCGTCCGATCTTAGGGAACTTTGCATATGTCTTGCTTCGGAAATGATTTCGCTTGGGCTTAAAATCAATCTTGCTTCGGCAAGAGAAAAAGCTGAGGAGAACCTTTATTCGGGAAAAGCGCTTGCAAAATTTTTCGATTTCGTATCCGCACAGGGTGGAGACATAGATTTCTTGAGAAATCCGTCAAAATTGCCCAAGTCTTCAAAAACCATAAGCATAGATGCGCTTAAAACCGGCTATGTCACTAAGATAAACGCTCTGGATTTGGGGATTTCTGCAATGCGGCTAGGTGCGGGACGCGAAACAAAAGAAAGCAAATTGGATTATGCAGCAGGTATTCTTCTAAAAGTCAAGACCGGAGATTTTGTGAACGAGGGGCAGCAGCTTGCCGTTATGCATCTTCCGCTTTCATTGGAATACGATTCTACAGTCGAATTAAAGGTTTTAGACTCTTTTACAATTGATTCGAAAAAACCGGTTTCATCTGTAAAACTGATACATGCAAGAGTAAGTGAAGATTTTACCGAGTATTATTAA
- a CDS encoding divergent PAP2 family protein, which translates to MRELFSNPYFNSSFWAWFIAQALKVILTLVKERKLDLYRFVGSGGMPSSHSAMVMGLSTAIGLKTGWDSLEYAVVLIFSLIIMYDAAGVRRAVGKQAMILNQMIKDKQQNKQIEERQLKELVGHTPIEVFAGAILGIAIANLLI; encoded by the coding sequence ATGAGAGAGCTATTTAGCAATCCATATTTCAATTCTTCTTTTTGGGCATGGTTCATCGCCCAGGCTTTAAAGGTGATTCTCACGCTTGTAAAAGAAAGAAAACTTGATTTGTATCGTTTTGTGGGTTCCGGCGGAATGCCGAGCTCCCACTCGGCTATGGTAATGGGTCTATCTACTGCCATAGGTTTAAAGACAGGTTGGGATTCACTCGAATATGCCGTAGTATTAATATTTTCGCTAATAATAATGTATGATGCAGCCGGGGTCAGAAGGGCCGTTGGAAAACAGGCCATGATTTTGAATCAAATGATCAAAGACAAACAGCAAAACAAACAAATCGAAGAACGACAGCTAAAGGAATTGGTGGGACATACACCGATTGAAGTATTTGCAGGCGCTATTTTAGGCATAGCAATAGCCAATCTGTTAATATAA
- the scpB gene encoding SMC-Scp complex subunit ScpB: protein MNNQEVKSIMESVLFISTEPVTINQFSRLLDVGKDQVSACIKELEAAYSDQSGIQLVSINEGYQFSTNNSNYFYVERFCKNINLKKLSQQALEVLSIVAYKQPITKGEIELIRGVQSSGVVNTLLEKSFLKITGRLDKIGRPLLYGTTDSFLKAFGFASLEDLPDINSFQNADLFMSLKE, encoded by the coding sequence ATGAATAACCAAGAAGTAAAATCCATAATGGAATCAGTTCTTTTTATTTCGACGGAACCGGTCACAATAAACCAATTCAGCCGTCTACTCGATGTAGGCAAAGACCAGGTTTCGGCTTGTATAAAAGAGCTGGAAGCTGCATATTCCGACCAAAGCGGGATACAATTGGTATCAATTAATGAAGGATATCAATTTTCTACCAACAATAGCAATTATTTTTATGTTGAAAGGTTTTGCAAGAACATTAACCTTAAAAAACTTTCACAACAAGCGCTGGAGGTTTTGTCGATAGTAGCATACAAGCAGCCTATAACAAAAGGCGAAATAGAACTAATTAGAGGTGTGCAGTCTTCCGGAGTAGTCAACACTCTCTTGGAAAAAAGTTTTTTGAAAATAACCGGCCGTTTGGATAAAATTGGACGCCCGCTTCTTTATGGTACAACTGATAGCTTTTTAAAAGCTTTTGGATTTGCTTCACTTGAAGATTTGCCTGACATAAATTCTTTTCAAAATGCAGATTTGTTCATGAGCTTAAAGGAGTAA
- the recN gene encoding DNA repair protein RecN codes for MLIELHIKNFILIDELRIGFKKGLNVITGETGAGKSILIKAIDIAIGGKAGKALLRPGSTKAEIEIAFHLSDEETIRNIQNQYDLSFEDEPVIVFKREILENGRTVSRLNGNITSLEAIRKISGRLIDIHGQHEHQSLLKKENYLGLLDRSISTDHNAKIRMLSSICSEIQSLERLIKKHRETSQKNEREIDFYRYQLKEINEIDLLIGEDNDLSREYDFIKNGEAILRNCIEALRFISPDFDDEANATDLMDKAISSISNMQSFSEELGEIYSKMHEAHYLLEDITTNLRHFSDNFSYDSNRLEYVEARIDAINSMKMKYGNTIDEILLYRDNIEKRLNEHIHSDEQIEVHENLYKIKLEEYNRLASEISIKRHLASKPLSGKVLSELKELNLEKAEFDISLNTDKTRISAAGYEDVDFLISTNPGQKAKSLSKIASGGEISRIMLAIKVIMSTMDTIDTIIFDEIDTGVSGKTAKKVAEKLYKTSMSTQVICITHLPQIAVMGDYHVLIEKSASINSTTTHVKALERTEKVNEISRLLDGNNDSEISTDHAKKLISSIEEEKVLASCDENKGDR; via the coding sequence ATGCTTATCGAATTGCATATAAAGAATTTTATCCTTATCGATGAATTGCGAATAGGGTTCAAAAAAGGTTTGAATGTGATTACCGGCGAAACAGGTGCAGGAAAATCCATACTAATAAAAGCAATAGACATTGCTATTGGTGGAAAGGCAGGGAAAGCCCTATTGCGTCCGGGATCAACAAAAGCTGAAATTGAAATTGCATTTCATTTGTCGGATGAAGAAACAATTAGGAATATTCAAAACCAATATGATTTGAGTTTTGAAGATGAACCCGTAATAGTATTCAAGCGCGAGATACTAGAAAACGGAAGGACTGTAAGCAGGCTGAATGGCAATATTACAAGCCTTGAGGCAATTCGAAAGATTTCCGGAAGATTGATTGATATTCATGGACAGCATGAGCACCAGTCATTGCTTAAGAAGGAAAACTATCTTGGATTATTGGACCGTTCAATTTCAACTGATCACAATGCAAAGATCCGTATGCTTTCATCTATTTGCAGCGAAATCCAATCATTGGAGCGTTTAATAAAAAAGCATAGGGAAACTTCTCAAAAAAACGAACGTGAAATTGACTTCTATCGCTATCAATTGAAAGAAATTAACGAAATTGACTTATTAATAGGCGAGGACAACGATTTATCGAGAGAATATGATTTCATAAAAAATGGAGAAGCCATACTCAGAAATTGTATAGAGGCGCTTAGGTTTATATCTCCCGATTTTGATGACGAAGCCAATGCTACGGATCTTATGGACAAGGCAATATCTTCAATTTCCAATATGCAATCTTTTTCAGAAGAATTAGGTGAAATTTATTCCAAGATGCATGAAGCACACTACTTGCTTGAGGATATAACCACTAATCTGAGACATTTTTCGGATAATTTTTCTTATGACAGTAATCGACTTGAGTATGTAGAAGCAAGAATCGATGCTATCAATAGCATGAAAATGAAATATGGCAATACTATAGATGAAATTTTGCTTTACAGAGACAACATAGAAAAAAGATTGAATGAACATATACATTCGGACGAACAGATTGAAGTCCATGAAAATCTTTATAAAATCAAATTAGAAGAATACAACCGACTTGCTTCGGAAATAAGCATCAAAAGGCATTTGGCTTCAAAACCTTTGAGCGGAAAGGTGTTATCTGAACTCAAGGAATTGAATCTTGAAAAAGCCGAATTCGATATTTCTCTTAATACAGATAAAACCCGCATATCGGCAGCGGGGTATGAAGATGTCGATTTCCTAATATCCACAAATCCGGGACAAAAAGCCAAAAGTCTTTCTAAAATCGCTTCTGGTGGGGAGATTTCGCGGATTATGCTTGCAATAAAGGTGATTATGTCAACAATGGATACCATCGATACAATCATTTTTGACGAGATTGACACTGGAGTAAGCGGAAAGACAGCTAAAAAGGTTGCGGAAAAATTGTACAAAACCTCGATGAGTACACAGGTAATATGTATAACTCATCTTCCGCAAATTGCAGTTATGGGCGATTACCATGTGCTTATAGAAAAATCAGCATCTATAAATTCCACCACTACACACGTAAAAGCTTTGGAAAGAACTGAAAAAGTAAACGAAATATCGCGGTTGCTCGATGGCAATAATGACTCTGAAATTTCGACAGACCACGCTAAAAAATTAATTTCTTCCATTGAAGAAGAAAAAGTTTTAGCATCCTGTGATGAGAACAAGGGGGATAGGTGA
- a CDS encoding tyrosine recombinase codes for MEKVINGFENYLYSKELSDNSIHSYVSDVFKFLSFCKSDIRKDFVNVTRKDVVGYVENLNAKNKSASTVSRYLSSLKSFYSFLMYEGLLTSNPVYKVNIPKKDRNIPFILSIEEIDNLLEQPSLNKSRMSVRDKAMLELLYATGMRVSEIIALDICNVNLNLGYIHCSGQNTRKSRIIPIGTLAKISLLNYIYELRNPMISNDEGALFINYTGNRLTRQGFWKIVKKYKKLANINKDITPQTLRHSFAAHLLNNGADLKSVQKMLGHSDISTTQIYLQLKDDKIKDVYDKTHPRA; via the coding sequence ATGGAAAAAGTCATTAACGGTTTTGAAAACTATTTATATTCTAAAGAACTATCCGACAACTCCATACATTCATATGTTTCGGATGTTTTTAAATTTCTTTCTTTTTGCAAATCGGATATTCGCAAGGATTTTGTGAATGTAACAAGAAAAGATGTGGTTGGCTATGTTGAAAATTTAAATGCAAAAAACAAATCGGCCTCAACGGTTTCAAGGTATTTATCTTCATTGAAATCATTCTACTCATTTCTTATGTATGAAGGTCTTTTGACAAGCAATCCGGTCTATAAGGTCAACATACCAAAGAAAGATAGAAATATACCTTTCATATTGTCTATCGAAGAGATTGACAATCTTCTTGAGCAGCCATCCTTGAATAAAAGCCGTATGTCGGTTCGAGACAAGGCTATGCTCGAATTGTTGTATGCTACAGGAATGCGTGTTTCGGAAATCATAGCACTTGACATATGCAATGTGAACCTAAATTTGGGATATATTCACTGTAGCGGACAAAATACAAGAAAAAGCAGAATCATTCCGATTGGCACGCTGGCAAAGATCTCTTTGCTTAATTATATATATGAACTTAGAAACCCTATGATTTCAAATGATGAGGGAGCTCTTTTCATAAACTACACAGGAAATCGTCTTACAAGGCAAGGCTTTTGGAAAATAGTAAAAAAATACAAAAAACTGGCAAATATTAATAAAGACATAACTCCTCAGACGCTCAGACATTCCTTTGCGGCTCATTTGCTTAATAATGGAGCCGATTTGAAGTCTGTACAAAAGATGTTGGGTCATTCAGACATATCCACAACGCAAATCTACCTTCAGCTAAAAGATGATAAAATAAAGGATGTCTATGACAAAACTCATCCAAGAGCTTAA
- a CDS encoding CCA tRNA nucleotidyltransferase encodes MNLLKKLESRKLLFSILKKLSKSYEGLDGRIYLIGGVVRDLIISEEKISDLDILITLGYPLEYAEKLRNEGLTDHIRGERIYNTAKLIIEDQRKSFCIDINHTRTEQYAYPGSLPEIEWVDSLFFDVSRRDFSINTIAMSLNGDSFGEVLDYLNGIEDLGKKEIRVLHKDSFIDDPIRIFRLIRYMKRLGLTIEGHTKALLEDAVTDNLIANVSGDRIFDELVKCLSEDYSHLYFEAFEIYGIFKGFHFDTRALERFEKDPSFTAMKGYNSLDNILLKIMLLGSPVFFQYNMPKGYKRFLENHLNKSGEWKKRILLTSSDSELYAAASPIQDESIAAIAFSGVPGYKAYIQVKHYFSTLKHMKTHLTGKDLLSMGVEQGKQISIILGEILEKKIQGSIEDSLEAEIEFIEMKLGRNV; translated from the coding sequence ATGAATCTTTTAAAAAAGCTGGAAAGTCGTAAGCTTTTGTTTTCTATACTCAAAAAACTTTCAAAATCCTATGAAGGTTTAGACGGCCGCATATATCTTATCGGCGGGGTTGTTCGCGATTTGATTATTAGTGAAGAAAAAATAAGCGATTTGGATATATTGATTACTTTGGGATACCCTTTGGAATATGCTGAAAAACTAAGAAATGAAGGGCTGACAGATCATATAAGAGGGGAACGAATATATAATACGGCAAAGCTTATTATAGAAGATCAGAGGAAAAGTTTTTGCATTGATATTAACCACACAAGAACCGAGCAGTATGCATATCCGGGGAGTCTCCCTGAAATTGAATGGGTGGATTCTCTTTTTTTTGATGTTTCAAGACGAGATTTTTCTATAAACACCATTGCGATGTCCTTGAATGGTGACAGTTTCGGCGAGGTATTGGACTATTTGAATGGAATCGAAGATTTGGGCAAAAAAGAAATCAGGGTACTTCACAAGGATAGTTTTATTGACGATCCGATTCGCATATTCAGATTGATTAGATATATGAAAAGGCTTGGACTAACAATTGAAGGCCATACTAAAGCCCTTTTGGAAGATGCGGTTACTGATAATCTTATTGCAAATGTAAGCGGCGATCGAATATTTGATGAATTGGTAAAATGCCTTTCGGAAGATTATTCTCATTTATACTTTGAAGCATTTGAAATATACGGCATTTTCAAAGGTTTTCATTTTGATACGAGAGCACTAGAGCGTTTTGAAAAAGACCCATCTTTTACCGCTATGAAGGGCTACAATTCTTTAGATAATATTCTCTTAAAAATTATGTTGCTTGGCAGTCCTGTTTTTTTTCAATACAATATGCCTAAAGGTTATAAGCGGTTTCTCGAGAATCACTTAAACAAGAGTGGTGAATGGAAAAAGAGGATTCTTTTAACTTCCTCAGATAGTGAGCTGTATGCCGCAGCATCGCCCATACAGGATGAATCAATTGCAGCAATTGCATTTTCCGGTGTGCCTGGATATAAAGCATATATTCAAGTTAAGCATTATTTTTCAACGCTAAAACATATGAAAACTCATTTAACAGGGAAAGACTTGCTTTCAATGGGTGTCGAGCAGGGAAAACAGATAAGCATAATTCTTGGGGAAATTCTTGAAAAAAAGATTCAGGGAAGCATTGAAGACAGTCTCGAAGCAGAAATTGAATTCATAGAAATGAAACTTGGAAGGAATGTTTAG